TTAAGTTTTATAAAATTTTTTCCCTTTTAATTCAAAATTCAACATTCAAAATTCATAATTTTATAAAGTTTTCCTTAAGATTATCTAAACCCATACATTTTGTAAAGCGTTATGGAATTAACTATAAATCCCATACACTATAAACTTTATAACGCAATGAAGCTATCCATTATCAGAAGGCCCTCCTCATTTAAAGGTAGATATTGCTGCCTTTCTTTATGTCCAAAATGATTAGAGCTACTAGGCTTCTTACCGGCTCTTTTCTAGCAATCCTTCCCTCAAAAATATCAGTTTGGAACCTAACCAGAAAATGCAATCTTTCTTGCAAGCATTGCTATATTGATGCAGGGGAAAATAAAGGGGATGAATTAAGCAAGGAGGAAGCTTTTTATGTTATAGATGAATTAGCATCTTTGGATTTTAAGGTCTTGCTTTTCTCAGGTGGAGAACCTTTGCTTTATAATTACCTATTTGAGCTTAATACCTATGCAAAAAACAAAGGGATAAAAACCTGCCTTTCCTCAAATGGCTCTCTAATTACCGAGGAGATTGCCATTAAAATAAAAGATGGAGGCTTTGAATATGTTGGAATAAGTATTGATGGAATAAAAGAAACACACGATAGATTTAGGGGAATTTCTGGTTCATTTGATAAAGCCTTGCAGGGACTGCGAATTTTAAAGAAGCAGGGTGTAAAGAGGGGAATAAGATTTACCTTGACTAAAGAAAATATAGATGAGCTACCAAATGTAATTGGGTTTGCAGAAAATGAGGGAATAGAACGATTCTGCCTCTATCACCTGATTTATACGGGAAGGGGAAAAGAAGGGATGGATGTGGGAAAAGAAGAGAGAATTAAGGCAATAGAATACCTTATCAAAAGAATAGAAAAGGGGATTAAAATGGAGATATTAACCGTTGCCAACCCTTGTGATGGAATATATCTTTTGAAAAAGAAGCCAGAAATAAAGATAGACAATGGTTGCCAGGCAGGAGAAAGGATTATAAATATTTCTCCCGAGGGAAATATCTATCCCTGCCAATTTTTTAAAAAATCATTGGGAAATATTAGGGAGAAATCCCTTAAGGAGATTTTAAAAAATCCATTTTTGGGAAAGCTTAAAAATAGGGAAAATCTTAAAGGCAGGTGCGGAAAATGTGTCTATAAGGAGACCTGTGGTGGCTGTAGGGTAAGGGCTTATGCAACAACATCTGATTACTTTGGAGAAGACTTAAGCTGTTATGTTTAAAAACCTTGCATAGAAATCTTATGTGCTTTACAATATTTGCCGATGATTCTTAAAGAATGTTTAAAATTACCTTTGAGCCATCAAAAAGGGGGATAGAGATAGATGAGAAAGAGACAATTCTTTCCGCAATAACAAAATCATCTTTATTTATCCCAGCAGGGTGTGGTGGTCTTGGAACCTGTGGAAAATGTAGGGTTATCCTTGAGGAAGGAAGTGTTTTTCCCGAAGCAAAAAAAGGTGATTTTATCCTTGCCTGCCAGGTAAAACCAAAATCAGAGCTTAAAATAAGAATTCCAGAGTTTTCTCCTATATTAGACAAAAATGTTTTAAAAAATGGCTTTTTATTTCAAGATCCAACCCTTATCCAGAAATTCAATCTTTCTCCTTTAATTGAAAAGAGATACATTGAGCTTGCTCCTCCCACAAAGGATGACAATATTGATGATGTAGGAAGGATAAAGAAAGGCCTTGGCTTAGATTATGAAATTTCATTTGATTGCTTAAAAACCATTTCAAAAGAATTGAGGAAGGATAATTTTAAAATAACAGCAACTATGAGGGATAAAGAGATAATTAGAATAGAGGGAGGGGATAGAGAAAAAAGCCATTATGCCTTATCTTTTGACATTGGAACAACCTCTGTCTATGGAAGGCTTCTTGATTTAAGGAATAAAAGTGTTCTTGCCGAAGCTTCAGATTATAACAAACAAATTATCTACGGCGATGATGTTATCACAAGGATTATTTATTCACAAAAGAATGATGGGCTTTACGCTCTCCAAAGCAAGGTTGTTGAAACAATGGAAGGAATAATCAATGAGCTTCTTTATGAGACAAAAATAGAGAAAGATGAGATTTCTTACATTGTCTGTGCTGGAAATACAACAATGACACATTTATTGCTTGGCATAGACCCAAAGTACATAAGGGAAGAGCCTTATGTTCCAGCATTTGCAAGCTCTATTCCAATTGAGGCAGAATCTATTGGCCTTAAATTTAGCTCTTCAGCCCTTCTTTATACCATTCCCCTTGTTTCTTCATACATTGGAGGTGATATAACCGGAGGCATTGTTGCCTGCGGTATTGCAAAATCCCCTCTTCTTACCCTCTATGTTGATTTAGGAACAAATGGCGAGATTGTTTTGGGAAATTCTGATTTTCTCCTTTCAGCTTCCACATCAGCAGGTCCTGCCTTTGAGGGAGGAGGAATTAAATGTGGAATGAGGGCACAAAGGGGAGCAATTGATGAGATTGTAATAGATAGAATGGGAGAGCCTGAAATTACTACCATTGGAGGGATAAAGCCAAGGGGAATATGTGGGGCAGGCATTATTGAGATATTAGCCCAGATGCTTTTTTCTGGAATAATAAACCAAAAGGGTAAGTTTTCGCCAAAAATAGAAAATAAAAGGATAAGGGAGAAGGAATATGTTATTGCCAATGCTTTTGAAACATTAAACAATGAGGAGCTTGTAATCACAGAGGCTGATATTGATAACATAATGAGGGCAAAGGCGGCAATATTTGCGGGAATATCTGTTCTTCTTAAAACAGCAGGGATGAAGCCAAATAATATTGAAAGGGTGATCATTGCAGGAAATCTTGGCTCTCACATTATTCCAGAAAAAGCAATTCAAATTGGCTTATTTCCCGAGATACCTTTGGATAGATTCCATTTCTTTGGAAATGGCTCTTTAATTGGAGCAACCCTTATGGCTTTTTCAAAAGAGATAATGGAGGAGATAGAGAAAACGGCAAATTCCATTACCAATATAGAGCTTTCCAATTCTTCTGATTTTATGAATGAATACATTGCCTCTCTGTTTATTCCACATACAGAGAGAGAGAAATTCCCGAAGACCTGGGAGAAAATAAAGGAATTGGTATTTACTTCCCTTCGGTAAGAGAACTATAGTTAATTCCATAACGCTTTATAAAATTTTGAATTAAAAGGGGAAAAATTTTATAAAACTTCCCCTTTTCAATTCAAAATTTAGAATTCAAAATTTCTTAAACAGCTAAACACATACTTTTTTAAGTATAAATTCGCGATTTACAATTTCTCTGCTATCTGGATAGCGTTTAAGGCTGCACCCTTAAGAAGTTGGTCTCCTACAACCCATAGCCATATTCCATTTTTAATTGTCCTGTCCTTTCTTATTCTTCCTACAAATACAGGAAATTTCTCTGATGCATCTACGGGCATTGGCCATCTATTTTTTTCCCTCTCCTCCAATATCTCAACTCCGGAAGCATTCTCAAGGATTTTATAAATGTCATCAATATTTGCCTCTTTGGAAAGCTCAATGTTTATTGCTAAAGAATGTGCCCTTAAAATGGGAACCCTAACACAGGTTATGGTTATATTAAAGCTTGAATCATGAAAAATCTTTCTTGTCTCCTGAATTACCTTATTCTCCTCCTCGCAATAGCCATCATCTTGCATTGGGCTGTTGTGGGGAAATAGATTGAATGCATATTGAAATGGAAATACCCTCCTCTCATAAGGCTTATTTGTAAGGATTGCCATTGTCTCCTCCTTAAGCTCTAACATTGCAGAATATCCTGCACCAGATGCAGCCTGGTATGAGCAAGAAACAATCCTCGCTACCCCATATTTCTTATGTATTGGCCATACAGGAAGGCTTAAAATAATGGTTGTGCAATTTGGGTTAGCAATTATCCCTTTGTGCGATGCTAGATCCTCTGGATTTATCTCAGGAATAACCAAAGGAACATCGGGTTCCATCCTAAATGCCGATGAATTATCAATCACAATGCAGCCAGAGGAGACAGCATAATGAGCAAATTCTTTGGAAATTTTAGAGCCTGCAGAAAAAAGGGCAATATCTATTCCTTCAAAGGAATCCCTTTCTAATTTTCTAACCTCAATTTTATCTTTTTTGAATTCTATTGTTTTCCCAGCAGACCTTTCTGATGCCAATAAAACAAGGGAATCTAATGGAAACGCCCTTTTTTCAAGAACCTTTACCATTTCCATCCCAACCGCGCCCGTTGCTCCAACCACAGCTACCTTCATAAAAAGATTTTACAAGATTTAAGAGCAAAAATTCCTAAATCCTTAAATTTCTAAATTCCTCCTGGGGTGCTCTGGATTCTCCCCCAGAATTTTCTAAGGCTCAAAAGATCGCCAACCCCTTTTTGTCAACAAAATAATAAAATAGAACCGTCCCGTTTTTTGCTGGGGTGCCATATTTCACTGGGGTGCCAGGATTCGAACCTGGGAATAGCAGATCCAAAGTCTGCTGACTTACCGCTTGTCGACACCCCATACAAAATTTATATTTTATCATCCCCTTATGTTTTTCACAAGCTCAATATAATGTTTGCCCTTGGGAAGGAATAATATTTTACGCCTATTTGTATCTATCTGGTGCTCTGGTCTTCTGGTGCTAGTAGGATGCTCTTCTACATGGCTTATACTTATCTTAAGGTATTCCTCGGGAAGAAAAGAAACTGCCTTTTCTCCCCATTCAATTACAGAGATACCATTAGAAAACAAAAAATCATCAAAGCCAATATCCTCATTTTCGGCTATCCTATAGAGGTCAAAATGGTAAAGGGGCATTTTCCCTTTATAAATGTTTAGCAAAAAAAAGCTTGGAGAATTAACAGGTTCCTTTATAGAAAGCCCCCTTGCTATCCCCTGGATAAATGTTGTCTTTCCAGAACCAAGCTTACCAATTAAAGAGATTACATCCCCCGTGGCAAGAAGAAGAGAAAGCCTTTCTCCTAAATCCATTGTTTGTGAGGAAGAATGGGTAATTACCTCAAATTTCTCTAAAATGCTCATAGCCCTTCGCCTCAATTTTTTCTCCATCAAGAAATACCCCTTTTTCATCTACAACCTCACCAATTATGGTGGCAAATTTAGGAAAGGGTGTTTGGGAGGGAAAGGTGAACAAAAGCTCATAGTCATCGCTATAAATGACATCATCAAAGCTTGCTCCCTCCTCAATGGGAATTATATCTTTTTTAATAGACATCCCATTATTGCTTGATGTAGAAAGATGGTATAAATCCAAAATCAGCCCATCAGATATATCAATCATTGATGTTGCAATATCTTTCAAAATCAAACCCTCCTTTATCCTTGGGGTGGGCATAAGATAACGCTTTTTTAAATTTTCAAACCCTTGCAACCCCTTCTTTAATACCTCTAGCCCCTTTTTTGCACCACCAAGCCTTCCGGTTACACCTATTAGATCACCTGGTTTAGAGCCAGACCTTGCAATGGGATTTTCTGCACTTCCCAAAATACTTACTGTAATAATAAGTTTCTCAGATTCTATTGTATCGCCACCTACTATTTTCATATCAAACCCTGCTGCTATATCTTTCATTCCAGCATAAATCTTAAAAATTGCAGAAAGCTCATAATCTCCTGGAACCCCTAAGGCTATTAAGCAATACAAAGGATTCCCTCCCATTGCTGCAATATCTGAAATACAAGATGCACAAGAGCGATAACCTATCTCGTAAAATGATGAGAGGCTTGT
This region of bacterium genomic DNA includes:
- a CDS encoding radical SAM protein; protein product: MIRATRLLTGSFLAILPSKISVWNLTRKCNLSCKHCYIDAGENKGDELSKEEAFYVIDELASLDFKVLLFSGGEPLLYNYLFELNTYAKNKGIKTCLSSNGSLITEEIAIKIKDGGFEYVGISIDGIKETHDRFRGISGSFDKALQGLRILKKQGVKRGIRFTLTKENIDELPNVIGFAENEGIERFCLYHLIYTGRGKEGMDVGKEERIKAIEYLIKRIEKGIKMEILTVANPCDGIYLLKKKPEIKIDNGCQAGERIINISPEGNIYPCQFFKKSLGNIREKSLKEILKNPFLGKLKNRENLKGRCGKCVYKETCGGCRVRAYATTSDYFGEDLSCYV
- a CDS encoding ASKHA domain-containing protein yields the protein MFKITFEPSKRGIEIDEKETILSAITKSSLFIPAGCGGLGTCGKCRVILEEGSVFPEAKKGDFILACQVKPKSELKIRIPEFSPILDKNVLKNGFLFQDPTLIQKFNLSPLIEKRYIELAPPTKDDNIDDVGRIKKGLGLDYEISFDCLKTISKELRKDNFKITATMRDKEIIRIEGGDREKSHYALSFDIGTTSVYGRLLDLRNKSVLAEASDYNKQIIYGDDVITRIIYSQKNDGLYALQSKVVETMEGIINELLYETKIEKDEISYIVCAGNTTMTHLLLGIDPKYIREEPYVPAFASSIPIEAESIGLKFSSSALLYTIPLVSSYIGGDITGGIVACGIAKSPLLTLYVDLGTNGEIVLGNSDFLLSASTSAGPAFEGGGIKCGMRAQRGAIDEIVIDRMGEPEITTIGGIKPRGICGAGIIEILAQMLFSGIINQKGKFSPKIENKRIREKEYVIANAFETLNNEELVITEADIDNIMRAKAAIFAGISVLLKTAGMKPNNIERVIIAGNLGSHIIPEKAIQIGLFPEIPLDRFHFFGNGSLIGATLMAFSKEIMEEIEKTANSITNIELSNSSDFMNEYIASLFIPHTEREKFPKTWEKIKELVFTSLR
- a CDS encoding aspartate-semialdehyde dehydrogenase; protein product: MKVAVVGATGAVGMEMVKVLEKRAFPLDSLVLLASERSAGKTIEFKKDKIEVRKLERDSFEGIDIALFSAGSKISKEFAHYAVSSGCIVIDNSSAFRMEPDVPLVIPEINPEDLASHKGIIANPNCTTIILSLPVWPIHKKYGVARIVSCSYQAASGAGYSAMLELKEETMAILTNKPYERRVFPFQYAFNLFPHNSPMQDDGYCEEENKVIQETRKIFHDSSFNITITCVRVPILRAHSLAINIELSKEANIDDIYKILENASGVEILEEREKNRWPMPVDASEKFPVFVGRIRKDRTIKNGIWLWVVGDQLLKGAALNAIQIAEKL
- the tsaE gene encoding tRNA (adenosine(37)-N6)-threonylcarbamoyltransferase complex ATPase subunit type 1 TsaE; its protein translation is MSILEKFEVITHSSSQTMDLGERLSLLLATGDVISLIGKLGSGKTTFIQGIARGLSIKEPVNSPSFFLLNIYKGKMPLYHFDLYRIAENEDIGFDDFLFSNGISVIEWGEKAVSFLPEEYLKISISHVEEHPTSTRRPEHQIDTNRRKILFLPKGKHYIELVKNIRG
- the thiL gene encoding thiamine-phosphate kinase codes for the protein MRLSKIGEFCLLENLKKTLPIGEDAYIIPQKDKGLLFCCDTSVEGRHFLTSLSSFYEIGYRSCASCISDIAAMGGNPLYCLIALGVPGDYELSAIFKIYAGMKDIAAGFDMKIVGGDTIESEKLIITVSILGSAENPIARSGSKPGDLIGVTGRLGGAKKGLEVLKKGLQGFENLKKRYLMPTPRIKEGLILKDIATSMIDISDGLILDLYHLSTSSNNGMSIKKDIIPIEEGASFDDVIYSDDYELLFTFPSQTPFPKFATIIGEVVDEKGVFLDGEKIEAKGYEHFREI